In Lycium ferocissimum isolate CSIRO_LF1 chromosome 7, AGI_CSIRO_Lferr_CH_V1, whole genome shotgun sequence, the sequence AAGCTAGGCTTTTAAATTATTCATTTGCTTTTTTACGTTTCGTGTTCTGAGGATCATTTGGTATTTGCATCAGCATGCTGTATTAGAATCTAATTAGGCGTTTGGTCATGcgatttcatattttgatttcaaatcagtgtttatttatgaaatttgcacaaaattcaatttcaatttcatatcatgctttcaaatcccaaattatcaaaaaaataggatttgagattccaaatcatgattttaattttttcaaaatgtaaaacttgactcataagtttatattttgtaacaaaagatccataagttggtagacatattttttaaatataaaacttgactcaAAGTAATAACGTTGGTTCGTCTTCTTGGTCAATTTGATTGGAGATGCATGATCCACGTGAAAAGATCGTCCGTATCATgtgagaggattatattaaagagtagttacactacaactcatgtttaatttcctttttattgaactcaAGGTCGATTAATAGGTGTGGTATATTTTAGAAAGGTCTTTTGGTAGCATATTAAATTTGTTACGAACTATGGTTTGCAGTTTGCTCATTggtaaaattgtataaaatttgGGGAAGCTttaatagttttcacaacttgtggggttttcaggtttataagaaaaaatacaacttaaaaaatCCAAAAGTGCACgtccaaacaaaatttcaacttcaaatcaacctCATTTCAAGTaattgatttcaaatcatgtccaaacgggccTAAGATTAACACTTAGTACCAAGAATCCAAGAGTCaattggaatatatatattttgctgATTCTAGCTGACATGCTACACTGGACAATAGTTCTTACTCCCTTCAACAAGAGTGGTAATGGTAAACTTAAAAATTTGGTTTACTAGTCGGTGTTTTTGATGATTGCTTTGATCAATGTGTTCAAATCTAGCTTGGGACTTTGGGATGTGGGAGCAAGCACACCTATGGAGCTGTTATTCCACTTGTAGTTTTTGTCCCATTAGGGCTCCTTATTAATGTCCTACCGTTACTTATGCTTTCACTCGTTAATGTCCTTCTCCCCTTTGCCACCTGcctttttttgtttgtcttTGTATGAGTGTATCAATGTAGCCTTATTACTAATACCTTAATCCATTTTTCTGAGAAATAAAAAGGATATGACGGATAAAGAATGATCAGTTGAAAACACGAGAGAGTAGTATCTGAAATTAGGTAATCTTGAGGAGAAACGGCTAAAAGTTTATGATAGTAATAACTTTGGTTGAGATGCAATTGTTTCCTCCACATATATGAAGCAGTTAGTGTTTGAATTGCTCCTACTCTTTGATGAACACTACAATCTCTTCTAACCAATATTCGGGCAGTTAAATTCAATTTGCTCAGTAAAATGCATGTCGAAAGCATTTTATTGGCATATTTCATATAGTAGCGGAGATGATATAGTTGAAGATCATTGTACCATAACATGTTAGCATACATATAAGAAATATTAGCCAACTGTAGATAAAACCATAGATTGAAGTACATAAAACCTTTCACAACACTACTAAAGTATGGCTAGGCATCATCCTTAAGAAATAAGCACAACATCAGGTTCTATTAAGTTACAACAGAATCCGTGATGATGTTTTCCATCATCTAATCCCAATCAATTCCTTTAATGCCATTAAGCTGAAATCTTTGCACATATTGGAGGGTTGTAACCTGTGAGCAACAAGCCAGTTGTTCCTGGACGAAAGACTTTCTTACTAGCTCCGCGCTGATGTCCACCTGTGCCACAATTAAAGCATGTGTTCATTGTGACTCTTCTATAAAaccaacttcatttatttcaagaTTTGATCTAGAATTCTGATTACACTAGTTTGATTATGACATATAAGGATAGAATTGTGCTCCCTCCGTCCAATTAATGTGacattgtttgaatgatttaagaaagaaatacttttgaaacttgttgtctgaaacaagccatagagaaacgTGTCGCTATAGATCATcatgaagggtaaaataggaagtCAAGTTAAATTTTTACTAGACTAAATAGTAAAAAAATGTCATAAAtcgggacggagggagtgttAAATGCTACAGTTTTGTACTGACCTTGAACTGGCATCAGTTGCAAGCCTGAATTGGTCTAGGACGTGCAAATCCTGCTGTGCTGCGCCTGAGTTGAGGTTCCCATTTAGATGTTGGAATGACTGTTTCGAAAGCTTCGACGAGCAATGCAACCTTTCTTTTGCGAGCTGGTGCAAGTTTGTCCACTGCTCGTCGGAGTGCAAAATCGAGCATCCAGTCCTCTGCGGTTTTCCTATCATCCATCATCTGATGCTTAAGATCAACTTTCTCTGGATCTGGATCTGCCTCCACTGGCAGGAAATTTGGTTGTCGCGGGTTGAATTCTCTCAATTCCTTTGTCTCCTTAGTGTCCTTGCGCCTTTCTATTCCTCTCAGGTTTCTGTTGCTCTCAGACAGTTCTTCACTCAAATCATATTTTGCTTGTGTCTTCTTATCTTTGATTTGGTTCACCTTTTCCGCGCTTGCGTCAGTTGTTGGATCCTCTTTGACATTATTGGCATTTTCAGTTTCATCTTCAGCTTGATGGATTGTATGGTCTTCATTAGTCTTGCTCTTGAGATCTGCTTGTACTACCAACTGTTTATCATTATTGCCATGGCCATTTTCATTTCCTTGTTCACAGCAATCTGTTTTTGTTTCCGTGTCTTCCATCTCGACCACAATGTTTTCATCAGAACTTTTTTCATTGTCCTTGCATGTTTCATCTTGCACTTCATTAAGATAGCAaaaattgagctcttgataATCCATTGTTTCTGTCTCGCTGTCTGCTAGGCAGGAACCATGCTGATCATCTGGCTTCTCAGTTATTTCACCATCCAGAATGAAATCGACATCTAGATAGTTAAATGAAGTGTCTTGAGACACTTCAACATACTCATCAATGTCAAATTCTGTATGTGAACAAGAAGATTGGGAATCATCATAACCATAACTTGTTCCAGAGATGATACTTCCTTTCTCCAAGGACTCTTCCAGAGTGTTATCAGATAGAATTTCAGGATTAGATGATTTCTCCATGAACTCCTCGTTGAAaaattcatcatcatcaaccaGAGTGATGGGATCCATATCATTTGAGATTGAACCTATTTCATCTTCGCTGTATGCATAGTACTTCTCTACATCCCAGTCCATATCAGAAGCTTCAGATTCTAGCTCTTCTGCTGTGTCCTCTATCTCTAACTCAGTATGCATACTCAAAGATTCAAAATCCGCTTCTTCTTGAACCATGGGTGGTATATAGATTTCTTCACTAGCACCTTCATTCGGATTCTCTGCAGGACAAATGTTGACTTCTGCTGAAATGGCTTCTCTCTTTTGATCAAGACCAGTGGCAGAAGAATCAGTGATGTTATAATCATCTACCGAGTTGGTTTTTGTGCCAACGGTATCATTCATCTCTTCCCTTTCTTTGCTataaatttcaacaaaaaactCTCTTTCATCTTCATTTGTCAGAGGAGCGACCTTCTCTGTGGTACTCTCTATTTGTTTTGGTACATTCTCGTTCAAGCCTAATCCATGGGGATTAGCTCGACGGGAAGAGAGGCATCCCAACTTGAAATTCCTCTGAGTCTTTAACGTACGCCTTCTCGCTGACAAGAAATACTTTAATGGAGGCAAGGGAGGATGATGATGACCATTAAGAGAGCAATATGTGTAGGGGCAAACCTTGAAGACAGAAGTTCCATCTGATTCTGTTCCTCCAGGACTAAGTTCAAGGTATGAAGGAAACATGGTCTCTTTCAAAGTTGATGAACATGTAGCTCTCTCTACTTGGAAGTTGAGAAGAACTGGGGAACATGATTTCTTTGCTGAAACTCTTACTGGTTTAAAACTAGGAGTTCTAGCTAATAAACTTCTAGTTGGTTTATTAACAGAACTAGCTGAGCCGAACTTTGAGTTACTATTTGAATTCTTTCTGCTAGAACTTTGAGAATAAGTTTGAGGGCTCCTTGAACTAACCTGAGATTGCTCTTTCCTTGCAACAGAGCTGCTGGTGGACTTCATATAATTTGGAGTGGATGTTGACTGCTGCTGcttctttggtgttgaagaaTTAGTAGTCGGTGGTGGCTTTCCCGGTTGAGGTACATATTTTCTGAATTTGGGTGAGTGACAGATTTCATATTCTGAGAGTTTGGTTTTGCCTGATttcttcatcatctttttcTTGATATCATGGTTTTGTGATGTTGGCAAAGATGGTTTGTGGTTCATCATTTGCTTGTTGGCTTTAATATGATCAGTTTTGATACCAAGCTTGTTAGGAACCTTTCTTTGCACCATCTTAATTGgtttggaaaaagaaagatatattcTTTTCAAAGGAAAACCGCAAGGATTTTGGATTTCAGGTGGGGtgtttcttcttcttgagaTGGAGACTTTCAGTTCATGAAGAAAGGCAGTTTTTGAAATCTCAACTACCAGAGATTCCAAAGGTTTATTTCCTTTGGTGGTTTGCAGCAGCCTAATGTTTATTTCTTGTCTTGTTTTTTCTGTGTGTGTGTTGGGGTCTCTTGCTTTTTGGTGTTACATGATTTGTCATGTGggaaactttttatttttaataataagaTTAAGATAAGAATTAGATGCTGATATGAACTAATGGGGAGGTCATGGGGCCCTGTGGCCATTTTatatttagggaaaagggtcaaaaatggcCCTATAAAAAagagctaaaaatatcctccattacaaatttgagttaaaaataccctcccgtcattaaagttttaaatatacccctatttTAACAGAAATCCCCAAATCTcctaaaataactcaattttatttttaagcccgctccatttaaactcgatccaactacataaaaaatccATATGCGATCAACTTGTTCCCGAGTCCTACATTTGGAGCCACTAGGCACAGGAGCGAGTAACCCATATGagaattttatttagttgggtcgagTTTAAATGGAGcaggtttaaaaatgaaatcgggttattttggggatttccgttaagacaagggtatatttgaaaattttaatgacggtaggatatttttaacccaaatttataatggaggaaaTTTTTAACCCTATTCCCAAAGTAAAGGGgaatttttgacccttttcccttcttttataCTCATTCTATTGTGCACTATTGTGATATACTGCGTGACAAAGAAAGGGAACTCAAAAGATATGGCACTGTCTCTGTTTTAATATCTGAAAGGTGGTTTGGTTCAGAATAAGGTTATCCCGAGTTTAGTTTTTATATAGGATAGTTAATCCTAAATTTTGGGTATATTTTATTCTGGTTTAGTTAATGCTCGTAATGAAGTACTGGacaaatttaatctcaaattttatACTAGGATAACTCTCTAATCCCCGTAACCAAACGGCCCTAGAAGGTATTATGTGAGGAGTCATTACAGATTTCCAttgttatgtattctatgaaATGGCTGAAGTATCCTCAACTTTATATTTTAGGGATGGCAGTTTTCGCAGTAAAATAACTTGGCATTTTGGGATGATATTAAAGCTAAATTTTttataagttatataaaaaattgtctattttttgaaaaatgaaaatttgattGGAGATTAGGAGTACCAAGTTTAGTTAAAATCAACTTAGTTGGACAACAACAATGGCATAAATTAAGGGAGCATGATATATAGTTTAGCTGATGATGTAGATCTTTAATACGCCCAAGTCGTTTATTTTCAAGTATTAAACCTTATAAAAAATCATACTCCTATTTCTAATTGAAAAGCTACAACAGTAGTGgatcttttttaaaatattagggATTATGTTGATGGTGGATGAGTATAgttccttttttctttatttctttttgtgctttatataaaagtaaagtAAAGAAATGGGAATATGCAGAAGACAAATCTTGTATTCTAGGGTGATTTAGTTGACCATACAAAATCCATGGActcctttaatttattttactttttttccaaaagtaAAAAGTTAGTGGAGATAGCCACGCATTTTGGCACAAAAAGGAATTTGAGCAAATGGTCGGCTAAAAAGTTGAGATATTACTAGGACCCTACCCACCATGAGGAGGAGCGTCTTTGTAAACCTGATTTTTTCAGACGCTCCTCACCTCTTTTCTCTTTGCTTTCTCTTTAAGGAAGGAAAAGCAAAAGAAGTAGTGCTAAACTAGAAAATGAAGAATGTCTATAGTTTTCTTTAACAGGGGGCATGTTTGGTTTTTTTATGTTTGTGAAAATGGTCATATTTGCTTCTGTATTATTTGTGATAGTAATTTAACTTTTCGTTAGATTTTTGGTCTAATTGTATCATTGTCGTTAGGAATAAGTCCTTTGACCCCCAAAGAAACTACAATGTGAGGGTAATTTTAAACTATAAAAATCGAGACGtaaatttgaactttttttttttctgttgttgaagaatttgaTATTGGGAGATTCACTCATTTTTATCATGGAGCTCTCttaatttgcaaagtggcaaaTACTAAATGATATTCAACAACAAGGGTATGAATTGACCAAAAGTCAAATGACAATTTCGAATGGtataaggataaatttggactcttttttattttattttattttgatcatggaattattctttaatatttaattatgtgATTATACGTAATAGTTTTGGGCTTATTCACTTTCACTGAAATATATTTGCGCTCAAATCAAAGTGCTTttacatattatattataactaTTATAGGTAATGATGTAGTTTAATTAGTCTATCTAAACAAAAGAAGATGCAAGAAATTATGAGAACTAATCTGCAAGTAAAATCGGGCTCTATGAATCTAAAGGGATTCGGTAACAAAAATCTAAAGGGTCAGATAGATTCCACCGATCGACGACCCAATTACTTTAATAATTTAGTTAATTAATCTTATTCCGTACACTTCGGCACAAAATTGccaattttcaaaagaaataaaaatgtaatGAGCGTCTCTTTTTCACAATTATTATTAGGTAAAAAAATTTACTCGCGCTTGGTGTTTACAATGAATACTAGATATTTGTCTATCATGAATACGTTATTGTCACTTAACATTcttcatttaatttttaaacgctaaaattaaattgtttgatttgatataaacattGCATGCAAGTACATCACCTCTCGCGGAGGCAAATTGATGGTTAATATGGCTTACTCCGTCTTAAGTTAGGCGAAACCACCTGCTTCTAAGAATCAAATAAGTTAAGACAATAATCATTCTaacaggggcggatccaccctaTGCCCAGGGGTGTCATCCAACACCCCTTAGTCGAaacttttttgtatatatatatatcgtcaTAGATGTACCCAAATTATAAATGATACAACTTAAACAGTTGAGCCTCGTTGGTTCGTTGATTTGTGCTTCACTTGAGAAGTGGCCTTCCCGAGTTCGAGCCACAGTAAGGGCACCTAGCTTCATCTATTTTCACGTTTTTATATTTTAGTGGTACTAAAAAAAGTATATGTTGCCAACCGGATTCGAGCTTGCAGTTCCTTGTCAAGTTGGGAGATAATAAACTAGCCAGGCTAAGATTCAGAATAGGTAGAGTTGTCGAAATTAAAAACTTGAACGAACTGTGCATAACAATAAAGTCTAAAGCTAAATCCTAACATCGAAAATTAAGTCGTTCTCCAACCTTTATTTTTACATCAATTAttcatttgtttgtttttttaaatgtCGAGACCACTTATAAAAAATTCTGCGTACGCCATTGCGTTCTAATACTATcgaaatttttaaaactattatCGGCTAATAGATTTACCGTTGAACTTCtttttatgtttcaaatgcaTTCTAGTCAACAAAAAGATTAACATATTATCTCAACGTTTTTagttttggaaagaaaaaaacgaCTTGCAAGTTTCAAACTTGATGCTACtgaattacattaaaaaaaaaaaaaaacacgactTGCAAGCTTTGTTCAAACTAGTGTTGATGCCAACACCGCTCTACgaattaagtggccaattacaTCATTTAAATCaactttcattattttaatttaatttgtaattACGCGAGTTTACCATTAAAATGGCTATCATTTTTCGTTATATTGATAATGTTACTAACTCAATAATGTAAAGTGATTACTTCTttttttgtccctaactttctgGCACCATCCATGCATGAGAAATGTGGATATAAATCGAAGTCATTTCCTACAAGAAGTGCATGGTGCTATCATGTCTTGTCAAATGTATACATGTACCCTTGACAGGATTTTTGAGTTACCCTTCTTTATCCTTGCCTTTGTTCCAAGCCACTATAGCGATAGTCTTTTATCTCTTGTTTTTAAGATGGTGATGTTTGGTCAGTTTACACTTACTTCAATTATTTTGTCGGGTATCTATTACttttcatcaataaaatttaACTCAAGTGACAATAAGGTTCAAGTAAAATGTCGTGCGGATAATcgtaattgatttttcttcgaatgtatttcatcatataattaTTACACAAAATAACTATTCTTTGCTAATATTGGAGAAGTTTCACAATAACATATAAATTAGGTTTTCACCCGTTGATGTGAAGGTTAGGATCTAACTACACTAATTAGTGGTCAGGGGTGTACATGGATtaggttggttcggatttttcaaatatcaaatcaaaccaattgtgtcgggtttttaattttataaaccaaaccaataaaattagggtttttcaacttcgggttttttcggattttttaccagaaaagtcttcatacaaaatatataacttttacttcaagtATTTATTTaatcctagtaagatacaactgtATAATTAAGGCGTTTTTTaggaatataatataaaatgtgagatgagtgatgacattttatcaaaatattcaacaacaaagataataaaatcgattaaaataaatatcgctatttaataagccataaagaaaatgatcataatctaaacggaaaagggccaaatgtACCCCTGTACTATgggaaaaggttcaaatatacccctgccgttatactattggttcaaatatattcttgtattatgagaaaaggttcaaatataccccatCTCTCATAAGATTGTCCGAAGGATATCTAATCTACGCCAAGACTGCCATTTGATGACGGTTGATGTCACGTAAAGCCACCTCAAtgcccctaacccattttacccctccaTGCACCACTAAATTTACTTCCTGCTACTTATTTTAAGTTACTGATGGTCAGATTCATCATTCATGAGTAAGAAAAATTTACTACCGTCGATGCATTATAACAGAACTGTTGTCCTTAATACAATGGTGGGATTGGACAAGATGTTTTAGTAAGTGACTAATAATGCATGCTCGAGGCGAGACTATTCTGGAAAATGAAACACACTTTTCCTTCTCAGTTAAGAGGACATTAGATTAGTTCTCCTTTTACTGGagtttcttttcctttcaagtttattttttttccgaTCAAATTTGAAGAGACATGAAAACAGAATCGGGTCGACAAACACGTGAGGATTCAGCAATCAAGGAGAAATGCTAGTGCAGCTTAAATTTCTTTACTTTACCTTGACCTTAACACTACTGCAAGCGAATTGTATTACAACATCCACATTAGAAATAATGAAAACCCTCCACCTGAAACTGAGTAATATGAGTTAGTGAATTTGGTGGCAAGATTCACCTCATCAAACGTCACGGGAGATTAAATATTCAATTACAATCTTAACGGATGAACCTTTTTCGGGGCATAAACCAATAAGATAACGAGATAtttgggtatatttgaaccttttcccAT encodes:
- the LOC132063260 gene encoding uncharacterized protein LOC132063260, yielding MVQRKVPNKLGIKTDHIKANKQMMNHKPSLPTSQNHDIKKKMMKKSGKTKLSEYEICHSPKFRKYVPQPGKPPPTTNSSTPKKQQQSTSTPNYMKSTSSSVARKEQSQVSSRSPQTYSQSSSRKNSNSNSKFGSASSVNKPTRSLLARTPSFKPVRVSAKKSCSPVLLNFQVERATCSSTLKETMFPSYLELSPGGTESDGTSVFKVCPYTYCSLNGHHHPPLPPLKYFLSARRRTLKTQRNFKLGCLSSRRANPHGLGLNENVPKQIESTTEKVAPLTNEDEREFFVEIYSKEREEMNDTVGTKTNSVDDYNITDSSATGLDQKREAISAEVNICPAENPNEGASEEIYIPPMVQEEADFESLSMHTELEIEDTAEELESEASDMDWDVEKYYAYSEDEIGSISNDMDPITLVDDDEFFNEEFMEKSSNPEILSDNTLEESLEKGSIISGTSYGYDDSQSSCSHTEFDIDEYVEVSQDTSFNYLDVDFILDGEITEKPDDQHGSCLADSETETMDYQELNFCYLNEVQDETCKDNEKSSDENIVVEMEDTETKTDCCEQGNENGHGNNDKQLVVQADLKSKTNEDHTIHQAEDETENANNVKEDPTTDASAEKVNQIKDKKTQAKYDLSEELSESNRNLRGIERRKDTKETKELREFNPRQPNFLPVEADPDPEKVDLKHQMMDDRKTAEDWMLDFALRRAVDKLAPARKRKVALLVEAFETVIPTSKWEPQLRRSTAGFARPRPIQACN